A window of Drosophila subobscura isolate 14011-0131.10 chromosome E, UCBerk_Dsub_1.0, whole genome shotgun sequence contains these coding sequences:
- the LOC117891810 gene encoding uncharacterized protein LOC117891810, whose translation MSKHSVPFEENNEDDHEPEQKYARLLSPGSGLALDNGHGRSRSVSGRKSRKDPETDSNLSSYDEEVALPTDTDGEDTKDASSSMPSNVRCKWAEGEVDVFLDLITSMGLQAALLRKRNAKVFKLLSKEMAKRQYIKGPDKLRIKFQLLRRLYNKAKNGGDTFEYYEAMRKLLDPTEAELSAVDAKPILSSGSESESNDSDDDDGDISQRGGAHFWTDEEVDAFLLIIKENGFFRALDGSKKRNFQTLVHISNILAKQSFKRTPHQLRNKLRLLIKRYREAKTEGLSNVRILPRHFQLFDELVNAPKDLTRRISQKPARSAPARTHLLDSDSESSTSSCDLLRAAGESDDFEIATEPTPLEVLTSIGEGQKKLVEYLKQSNDNFLRQQRDMQKQFLQDVTELMRQDREETLRRISEMLEGPKES comes from the exons atgagcAAGCATTCCGTCCCATTCGAGGAAAATAATGAAGATGACCACGAACCTGAGCAGAAATACGCCCGCTTGCTGAGTCCGGGTAGTGGCCTGGCACTGGACAATGGCCACGGTCGCTCCAGGTCCGTTTCTGGTAGGAAGAGCAGGAAGGACCCCGAGACTGACAGCAATCTGAGCAGCTATGATGAGGAAGTCGCCCTGCCAACTGACACAGATGGAGAAG ATACCAAGGATGCCTCGTCGTCGATGCCCAGCAATGTACGCTGCAAGTGGGCGGAGGGCGAGGTTGACGTCTTCCTAGACCTAATAACTTCCATGGGCCTGCAGGCTGCACTGCTGCGCAAGCGGAACGCCAAAGTGTTCAAGCTGCTGTCCAAGGAAATGGCCAAAAGACAGTACATCAAAGGCCCCGACAAGCTGCGCATCAAGTTCCAGCTGCTCAGACGCCTGTACAACAAGGCCAAGAATGGAGGCGACACCTTCGAGTATTACGAGGCGATGCGAAAGCTGCTCGATCCCACAGAGGCGGAGCTGTCGGCTGTGGATGCGAAACCCATCTtgagcagtggcagcgagaGTGAATCCAAtgacagcgacgacgacgacggtgACATCTCGCAGCGTGGAGGAG CCCACTTCTGGACAGACGAGGAGGTGGACGCTTTTCTGCTGATCATCAAGGAGAACGGCTTCTTTCGCGCCCTAGATGGCTCCAAGAAGCGCAACTTCCAGACCCTCGTGCACATCTCCAACATTCTGGCCAAGCAGTCCTTCAAGCGAACGCCCCACCAGCTGCGCAACAAGTTGCGGCTGCTCATCAAGCGCTACCGCGAGGCCAAAACGGAGGGCCTCAGCAATGTGCGCATACTACCCCGTCACTTCCAGCTGTTCGACGAGCTAGTCAACGCCCCCAAGGACCTCACGCGCCGCATCTCCCAAAAGCCAGCACGCTCTGCTCCAGCACGCACGCATCTCttggacagcgacagcgagagctccacctccagctgtGACCTGTTGAGGGCTGCTGGCGAAAGTGACGACTTCGAGATCGCCACCGAGCCTACGCCTTTGGAGGTGCTCACCTCGATAGGCGAGGGGCAGAAGAAGCTGGTGGAGTATCTCAAGCAGTCGAATGATAACTTTCTCCGACAGCAGCGGGATATGCAGAAGCAGTTCCTGCAGGATGTGACCGAACTGATGCGGCAGGATCGTGAGGAGACTCTTCGCAGGATATCGGAAATGCTGGAGGGCCCAAAGGAAAGCTAa